The genomic DNA ATGAACGGTGCCACCGGCAAGAAAGAGCGTATTGGTCGACTGTTGAAGATGCACGCTAACAAGCGTGAAGAAATAAAAGAGGCATACGCCGGTGACATCGTCGCCGCTGTCGGCCTCAAAAACCTGGCAACCGGCGACACTCTGTGTGGCCTCAAGAACGCCGTGGTTCTGGAATCCCTGGATATCCCGGATCCGGTTATCGAAGTTGCCATTGAGCCCAAAAGTAAGGCAGACCGTGACAACCTGTCCAACGGACTCGTCAAGCTGGCCAAAGAGGACCCCTCTTTCCGTGTCAAGACTGACGAAGAGACCGGACAGTGCCTGATCGCCGGAATGGGAGAGTTGCATCTCGAAATCATCGTTGACCGTCTTCTCAGAGAGTTCAACGTGAATGCAAATGTGGGTGCACCCCGCGTTGCGTACAGAGAAACCATCTCCGCGCCGAAAAAGGTTGATGTCAAGCATGCCAAGCAGTCGGGTGGACGTGGTCAGTACGGCCATGTTGTTCTCGAAGTCGAGCCCAATCCTGAGAAGGGTTACGAATTCGAGGACGAGATCAAGGGCGGCGTGATTCCGAAGGAATACATCCCCGCTGTTGACAAGGGCATCAAGGATGCCATGAAAAACGGCATCGTGGCCGGGTTCCCGGTTGTCGATGTCAAGGTCAAGCTGGTTTTCGGCTCCTATCACGAAGTCGACTCCAGCGAACAGGCCTTCTACATTGCCGGTTCTCTGGCAATCAAGGAAGCCTGCCGTGCCGCCAAGCCGGTGCTGCTTGAGCCGATCATGTCGGTTGAAGTTGTCACCCCCGAGGATTACCTCGGTGACGTCATGGGTGACCTGAACGGACGCCGCGGTCGTGTGGGTGAAATGGAAGCCCGCCCCGGTGTTCAGGTTGTGCGTTCCTTTGTGCCGCTGTCCGAAATGTTCGGATACGCCACGGATCTTCGTTCGAAGACCCAGGGCCGCGCCACCTTCACCATGCAGTTCGACCACTACGAGAAAGTGCCGAACAGCTTGGCTGAAGAGTTGATGACACAGAAAGATTAACGACGAGCCGGGATTTTCCCTTTGCTTGACAGAAGGGTCGGGATGAGTGTACTCAACCCGACCGCTTCGACAATTTGCGTCGTCCGAGAAAAAAAGACGACGCGCAAAGATAAATCCTTTGAGGAGAAAGCACTATGGCTGCTTCGATGGCGAGCGATCGCATCAGAATCAAACTGAAAGCATACGATTATCGTATTCTGGACAAAGCGGTGACCGAGATTGTCGACACCGCCCGGAATACCGGTGCTGCAATTGCGGGCCCTGTTCCGCTGCCCACCGATATCCATCGTACCACCATCCAGAAGTCTGTTCACGTTGACAAGAAGTCCCGTGAGCAGTTCGAAATGCGTATTCACAAGCGCCTTCTGGACATCCTTGAACCCACTCAGCAGACCGTCGACGCCTTGGGCAAGCTCTCGCTTCCCGCCGGTGTTGATGTCGAGATCAAACTCTAGGAGTTACCATTATGAAAACTCTTGGAATTCTCGGGAAAAAACTGGGTATGACCCGCATCTTCAAGGATGACGGTACTGTCTGCCCCGTGACTGTGATCGAAGCCGGACCCTGTCCGGTCATGCAGATCAAGACACAGGACAAGGAAGGCTACAACGCCCTGCAGGTCGGCTATGACGCCATTGCCGAGCGCAAGGTGAACAAGCCCATGAAGGGCCACATGGCCAAGGCCGGTAAGGAACTCTATCGTCACCTCAAGGAATTTCCCCTTGATACCGTCGAAGAGTACGAGCTTGGTCAGGAAATCACCGTCGACATCTTTGCCGCCGGTGACAAGGTCAAGGTTACCGGTACCAGCAAGGGTAAAGGTTTCCAGGGCGTCATGAAGCGTCACAACTTCGCTGGCTCCCGCGCATCCCACGGTGCCGAGAAGGTTCACCGCGTTCCCGGTTCCGTCGGTAACGCCACCTTCCCCGGCCGCGTCTGGAAGGGCAAGAAGATGCCCGGACAGATGGGTAACGCCCGTGTGACCGTATCCAACGTCGAGATCGTCGATGTCAGGCCTGAGGACAACGTCCTCGTGGTGAAGGGACAGATTCCCGGAGCCAACGGCGGCCTCGTCATGATCCGCAAGAACGGTTAGCCCGAGCGAGGTATATATCATGGCAAAATTACAAGTTGTCGATCAGAATAATACGAAAGTGGGTGACATCGAACTGGCTCCTGAGGTTTTCGAGGTTGAAGTTCAGCCTGAAGTCCTCAACCTGGTCGTTCGTTACCAGCGCGCATCCGTGCGTCAGGGTACCCACGCTACCAAGAACCGCGCCCTGAAGAGTGGCGGCGGACGCAAGCCTTGGCGTCAGAAGGGCACCGGTCGTGCCCGCGCAGGCTCTAACCGTTCCCCGCTGTGGCGTGGCGGTGCGACCACCTTTGGTCCGCAGCCCCGCGACTACTCCTTCAAGGTTAACAAGAAGGTCCGCAAGCTTGCCCTGCAGATGGCTTTGTCCTCCCGTGTCGCTGAAGAGAAGCTGACCGTGGTCAATTCCATCGATCTCGCAGAAGCCAAGACCAAGGCCTTCGCTGCAGTCGCTGACAAGCTCGGTTTCGGCAAAACCCTGATCGTGGCAAAGGACGCTGACGAAAAGCTCGTGCTTTCCGCCCGCAACATGCCCCACATCAAGGTCATCGAAGCTGACAAGCTGAATGTTTACGACGTGCTGCTGTACCCCGAGCTGGTTATGCTCGAGTCTGCCGCCAAAGACGTTCAAGAGAGGTTGAAGTAATGGATTATTCCAAAGTCCTGCTCAAGCCCGTTGTGTCTGAAAAGGCCAAC from uncultured Pseudodesulfovibrio sp. includes the following:
- the rpsJ gene encoding 30S ribosomal protein S10 — translated: MAASMASDRIRIKLKAYDYRILDKAVTEIVDTARNTGAAIAGPVPLPTDIHRTTIQKSVHVDKKSREQFEMRIHKRLLDILEPTQQTVDALGKLSLPAGVDVEIKL
- the rplD gene encoding 50S ribosomal protein L4, translating into MAKLQVVDQNNTKVGDIELAPEVFEVEVQPEVLNLVVRYQRASVRQGTHATKNRALKSGGGRKPWRQKGTGRARAGSNRSPLWRGGATTFGPQPRDYSFKVNKKVRKLALQMALSSRVAEEKLTVVNSIDLAEAKTKAFAAVADKLGFGKTLIVAKDADEKLVLSARNMPHIKVIEADKLNVYDVLLYPELVMLESAAKDVQERLK
- the rplC gene encoding 50S ribosomal protein L3; the protein is MMKTLGILGKKLGMTRIFKDDGTVCPVTVIEAGPCPVMQIKTQDKEGYNALQVGYDAIAERKVNKPMKGHMAKAGKELYRHLKEFPLDTVEEYELGQEITVDIFAAGDKVKVTGTSKGKGFQGVMKRHNFAGSRASHGAEKVHRVPGSVGNATFPGRVWKGKKMPGQMGNARVTVSNVEIVDVRPEDNVLVVKGQIPGANGGLVMIRKNG
- the fusA gene encoding elongation factor G, with amino-acid sequence MPRKVPREKQRNIGIMAHIDAGKTTTTERILFYTGVSHKIGEVHDGEATMDWMVQEQERGITITSAATTCMWRDHRVNIIDTPGHVDFTMEVERALRVLDGAVAVFDSVAGVEPQSETVWRQADRYSVPRMAFVNKMDRIGADFFRCVDMMKTRLGAKAVPLQLPIGAEDEFEGVVDLIEGKAYIYDHKDHGASFTTIDVPAELQDQYEEMRSEMIEAIAEEDEALLDKYMAEEELTPEELREGVRKATNSLTICPVLCGTAFRNKGVQPLLDAIVDYLPSPLDIETMKGLDPQTGDEVECPCDDDIPLAALSFKLMTDPFVGHLTFLRIYSGKIESGATFMNGATGKKERIGRLLKMHANKREEIKEAYAGDIVAAVGLKNLATGDTLCGLKNAVVLESLDIPDPVIEVAIEPKSKADRDNLSNGLVKLAKEDPSFRVKTDEETGQCLIAGMGELHLEIIVDRLLREFNVNANVGAPRVAYRETISAPKKVDVKHAKQSGGRGQYGHVVLEVEPNPEKGYEFEDEIKGGVIPKEYIPAVDKGIKDAMKNGIVAGFPVVDVKVKLVFGSYHEVDSSEQAFYIAGSLAIKEACRAAKPVLLEPIMSVEVVTPEDYLGDVMGDLNGRRGRVGEMEARPGVQVVRSFVPLSEMFGYATDLRSKTQGRATFTMQFDHYEKVPNSLAEELMTQKD